The sequence GCAACGGATTTCATCGCGGCGGGCGGTGCCGTCGGGGTATCTCGCCCGGCGCCGGTGGGTGCGCGGGGGAGCGGCAACGCGGCCGGTGGCGTGGAGGCCGTCCGTCGAAGGGGCGGCAGGCTGGTGGCCACCGGCGGATGCTTCGACCTGCTGCATACCGGTCACGTCCGTCTGCTGCACGAGGCCCGCCAACTCGGCGATGCCCTCGTGGTGCTGCTCAACTCCGACGATTCGGTTCGGGCTATGAAGGGGCCGACGAGGCCGGTGATGGCCGCAGCGGACCGTGCGCGGGTGCTGTCGGCACTCGAATGCGTCGACGAGGTGATCATCTTCGACGAGCATTCGCCCGAGACGGCGTTGGAGCAGCTTCGGCCCGACGTGTGGGTCAAGGGCGGTGACTACGTGGAGGCCGATCTGCCAGAGGCCGCGGTGGTGCGAAGGCACGGCGGTGAGGTCGTGCTACTGCCCACGGTGGCGGGCTACTCCTCATCCAAACTGATCGCAGCGGCGCGGTCATGATCTTCAGTCAAAGGAGCCAAATCATGACATTGGGCAACATCCTCATCACCGGGGGCGCATCCGGCCTCGGCGCAGCGACCGTGAAAGCAGTTGCACGCCACGGCGGTACACCGTTGGTGATCGACCAGCGAAACGTCGAAGGGGACATCGCGTTCGAGCCGGCCGACCTCGCCGACACCGCCGCGGTCGATGCGGCGGTGCGCGCCCTCGCCGATCGGGTCGGCGACCGCATCGACGGTGTGTTCACCGCCGCGGGCATCGACTCGTGCGGCAAGCTCGACGACGTCGCGGCCAAGGAGTGGGAGCGGGTCATCCACGTCAACCTGCTGGGCACCGCCGCGGTCATCCGGGCCGCGTTGCCGTACCTGAAGACGACCGGCGGCCGAATCGTCACGTGCGCCTCGACATTGGGCATCAAGGCGGTCAGCGACGCCACCGCGTACTGCGCCTCGAAGTTCGGGG is a genomic window of Mycobacterium sp. ITM-2016-00318 containing:
- a CDS encoding SDR family oxidoreductase, which gives rise to MTLGNILITGGASGLGAATVKAVARHGGTPLVIDQRNVEGDIAFEPADLADTAAVDAAVRALADRVGDRIDGVFTAAGIDSCGKLDDVAAKEWERVIHVNLLGTAAVIRAALPYLKTTGGRIVTCASTLGIKAVSDATAYCASKFGVVGFSRALAAELAGEVGVTTLIPGGMHTPFFDGRTEQYKPPPDAKLNKPEDVAETVVFALMQPAGCEVRELVVCSSTESSWP